The Halomicronema hongdechloris C2206 genome includes a window with the following:
- a CDS encoding Ppx/GppA phosphatase family protein, protein MVDTAPARVTDDPLSLPLTSPADEIGCDRILAAIDVGTNSIHMVVVKIQPSLPTFTIIDREKETVRLGNFCEKTGGLSKDAMERAIAALKRCCDIAHSLQAEDIVAVATSAVREASNGTEFLRRVKNEVGLAIDLISGTEEARRIYLGVLSGMEFHSQPHTIIDIGGGSTELILGTGEPHRFLSSTKVGAVRLTGQFISSNPVNEMEFNCLRAYVRGMLEPPTDDLKRHLASSETPRLVGTSGTIECLAALSAHDRLGFVPDPLNGYQIRYDDLVELVERLRHLTYTERLALPDMSARRAEIIVAGAVILQQAMELLGAEAITICERALREGLVVDWMLTHGLIEDRMQFQRSVRQRSVVKTAQKYRVNLTHGERVAQFAVTLFDQTREHLHAWGHLERELLWAAGILHNCGHFISHSAHHKHSYYLIRNGELLGYTETELETIANLARYHRKSPPKKKHSNYRNLPTKHHRQLVSQLSAMLRVAVALDRRSVGAIASLNCQFDADDRILHLVLTASRSGDDCASELWNLEYKKACFQEEFDVKLLPGLM, encoded by the coding sequence ATGGTCGACACTGCCCCTGCCCGTGTTACCGATGATCCCCTGTCTCTACCGCTGACCTCGCCGGCCGATGAGATCGGCTGCGATCGCATCTTAGCGGCCATCGACGTGGGCACCAATTCCATCCATATGGTGGTGGTCAAGATTCAACCGAGCCTCCCCACCTTCACCATCATCGACCGCGAAAAAGAAACCGTCCGCCTGGGCAACTTCTGCGAGAAGACCGGCGGGCTGAGCAAAGATGCCATGGAGCGAGCCATCGCTGCCCTGAAACGCTGCTGCGACATCGCCCACAGCCTGCAGGCAGAAGACATTGTGGCCGTGGCCACCAGTGCCGTGCGAGAGGCGAGCAACGGCACCGAGTTTCTCCGCCGGGTGAAGAACGAGGTGGGTCTGGCCATCGATCTGATCTCGGGGACCGAAGAGGCCCGCCGCATCTATTTGGGGGTGCTGTCGGGGATGGAATTCCATAGCCAGCCCCACACCATCATCGACATCGGCGGCGGCTCCACCGAATTGATCCTGGGTACCGGCGAACCCCATCGCTTCCTCAGCAGCACCAAGGTGGGGGCAGTGCGGTTAACAGGGCAGTTTATCTCCTCCAACCCCGTCAATGAGATGGAGTTTAACTGCCTGCGGGCCTATGTGCGGGGCATGCTAGAGCCACCCACCGATGATCTAAAGCGGCATTTGGCCTCCTCGGAGACCCCCAGGTTGGTGGGCACTTCCGGCACCATTGAGTGTCTGGCCGCCCTCAGCGCCCATGACCGGCTGGGCTTCGTTCCCGATCCGCTAAACGGCTACCAGATCCGCTACGACGATCTGGTGGAATTAGTCGAGCGGCTGCGGCACCTGACTTATACCGAGCGGTTGGCCCTGCCGGATATGTCGGCCCGGCGGGCAGAAATCATCGTGGCTGGGGCGGTGATCCTGCAGCAGGCCATGGAACTGCTGGGGGCAGAGGCCATCACCATCTGCGAACGGGCCCTGCGGGAAGGGCTGGTGGTGGACTGGATGCTCACCCATGGGCTGATCGAAGACCGCATGCAGTTTCAGCGCTCGGTGCGCCAGCGCAGCGTCGTGAAGACGGCCCAGAAGTACCGGGTCAACCTCACCCACGGGGAACGGGTGGCACAGTTTGCTGTCACCCTGTTTGATCAAACCCGAGAGCACCTCCATGCCTGGGGCCATCTGGAGCGGGAACTGCTCTGGGCGGCGGGCATTTTGCACAACTGTGGTCACTTCATCAGCCACTCTGCCCACCACAAGCATTCCTACTATTTAATCCGCAATGGTGAGCTCTTGGGCTACACAGAGACTGAACTGGAGACCATTGCCAATCTGGCCCGCTACCATCGCAAGAGCCCGCCCAAGAAGAAGCACAGCAATTATCGCAACCTGCCCACTAAGCACCACCGGCAGTTGGTCAGCCAACTCAGTGCCATGTTGCGGGTGGCCGTTGCCCTAGATCGGCGCAGTGTGGGTGCGATCGCAAGTCTCAACTGCCAATTCGACGCCGATGATCGCATCCTGCATCTGGTCCTTACCGCCAGCCGCTCTGGCGACGACTGCGCCTCGGAACTCTGGAACCTAGAGTATAAAAAGGCTTGCTTCCAGGAAGAATTCGACGTGAAATTACTGCCTGGGCTCATGTAA
- a CDS encoding lysylphosphatidylglycerol synthase domain-containing protein, translating to MAIGLKAWISRLKPYLRWLILGGTCFFLATTLRQHWQDVWAMQITARGWACLTLALGVTLLAHIWAGWVWSWMLWEFNQPQRGTWGIYTYLTTNIAKYLPGNIWHFYGRVRAVQSLGVPIGIAIVSVVMEPLLMAAAALILALLIIQQQWPWYLFGLGALLIGIHPRLLNPLLHRLGRAKAAVTHAPEAPEQVAQSNLRRYPWKPLLGEIGFVMLRGLGFIMAIAALGPVQVNQLLLLLSSFSLAWLLGLIIPGAPGGLGVFEATAVALLQSQLSPSLILGGVAWYRLISILAEAGGAGLVWLDNQGSGTLAHPMPALPPQANPSTAALSPSRDSME from the coding sequence ATGGCTATCGGTTTAAAGGCCTGGATCTCTCGGCTCAAGCCCTATCTGCGCTGGCTCATTCTCGGCGGCACCTGCTTCTTTCTGGCCACGACCCTGCGCCAGCACTGGCAAGACGTATGGGCGATGCAGATTACCGCCAGAGGCTGGGCTTGTCTCACCCTGGCCCTCGGGGTCACCCTCCTGGCTCACATCTGGGCCGGTTGGGTGTGGAGCTGGATGCTGTGGGAGTTTAATCAGCCCCAACGGGGCACCTGGGGAATCTACACCTATCTCACCACCAACATTGCCAAGTATTTGCCGGGCAATATCTGGCACTTCTACGGGCGCGTACGGGCGGTTCAATCCTTAGGCGTTCCCATCGGCATTGCCATTGTCAGTGTGGTGATGGAACCCCTGTTGATGGCGGCAGCCGCCCTGATCCTGGCCCTGCTAATTATTCAGCAGCAGTGGCCCTGGTATCTATTCGGGTTAGGGGCCCTACTCATCGGCATTCATCCTCGCCTGCTGAACCCACTACTCCATCGCCTAGGGCGGGCGAAGGCAGCAGTCACCCATGCCCCAGAGGCGCCAGAACAGGTGGCCCAGAGCAACCTGCGCCGCTATCCCTGGAAGCCCCTGCTAGGAGAAATCGGCTTCGTCATGTTGAGGGGGCTGGGCTTCATTATGGCGATCGCGGCCCTGGGCCCGGTGCAGGTTAACCAGCTGTTGCTGCTGTTGAGTAGCTTTAGCCTGGCCTGGTTACTGGGCCTGATCATCCCCGGAGCCCCAGGCGGGTTAGGCGTCTTCGAAGCCACTGCAGTGGCGTTATTGCAGTCCCAACTGTCTCCCAGTCTCATCCTGGGCGGTGTCGCCTGGTATCGCCTCATCAGCATCCTGGCGGAGGCCGGTGGGGCTGGCCTGGTCTGGCTAGACAACCAAGGCAGCGGCACCTTAGCCCATCCCATGCCAGCCTTACCCCCCCAGGCCAATCCCTCGACGGCGGCCCTTTCCCCCAGCCGTGATTCAATGGAGTAG
- a CDS encoding glycosyltransferase family 2 protein yields the protein MRSSALAALIPVGPNHDPSLDVSVVVPIYNECDSLPVLVDTIAQALQPTDIDYEIICIDDGSRDGSADLLRQLVGQRRDLTAVLLRRNYGQTAAMAAGFDHARGRIIVTLDGDLQNDPADIPKVLAKLAEGYDLVSGWRQHRQDHRLTRLLPSKIANWLIGRVTGVTLHDYGCALKAYRAEVVRDMNLYGELHRFLPALAYIEGARIAELPVSHRARQFGQSKYGLGRTLRVVMDLLTVYFMKKFLTRPMHIFGSFGLSAIVVGVLIAVYLAFVKFMGQQDIGDRPLLFLAIVLFLSGIQLFSFGLLAELLMRTYHESQRRPIYRVREVVGAAAPTK from the coding sequence ATGAGATCTTCTGCCTTGGCGGCCTTGATTCCCGTTGGTCCCAACCATGATCCATCCTTGGATGTGTCGGTGGTGGTACCCATCTACAACGAATGTGACAGCCTGCCGGTCCTGGTTGACACCATCGCTCAGGCACTGCAGCCGACTGACATCGACTATGAAATTATCTGTATCGATGACGGCTCCCGGGATGGCTCGGCCGACTTACTGCGGCAGTTGGTGGGCCAACGGCGCGATCTGACGGCGGTGTTGTTGCGCCGTAACTATGGTCAGACGGCGGCGATGGCCGCTGGATTCGACCATGCTCGGGGCCGGATCATCGTCACCTTAGATGGTGACCTGCAGAATGATCCGGCTGATATTCCTAAGGTGCTGGCCAAATTGGCCGAGGGCTACGATCTGGTCAGTGGTTGGCGCCAACATCGCCAGGACCATCGCCTGACCCGGTTACTGCCGTCGAAGATCGCCAACTGGCTGATCGGGCGCGTCACGGGGGTGACGCTGCACGACTATGGCTGTGCCCTGAAGGCCTACCGGGCGGAGGTGGTGAGGGATATGAATCTCTACGGTGAATTGCACCGCTTTTTGCCGGCGCTGGCCTACATTGAGGGGGCTCGGATCGCGGAGCTGCCGGTGAGCCATCGCGCCCGCCAGTTTGGCCAGAGCAAATATGGCCTGGGGCGGACCCTGCGAGTGGTGATGGATTTGCTGACGGTCTATTTCATGAAGAAATTCCTCACCCGTCCCATGCATATCTTTGGGTCCTTTGGCCTCAGTGCCATCGTGGTTGGGGTGCTGATTGCGGTCTATCTGGCCTTCGTCAAGTTCATGGGGCAGCAGGACATTGGCGATCGGCCCCTGCTCTTTCTGGCCATTGTGTTGTTTTTGAGTGGCATCCAGCTCTTTAGCTTTGGCTTGTTAGCCGAATTACTCATGCGTACTTACCATGAGTCACAACGGCGGCCCATCTATCGAGTCCGAGAGGTGGTGGGCGCCGCAGCACCCACTAAGTAG
- a CDS encoding alpha/beta hydrolase: MMLLDPPYFSGFEALGAAENVLMPEAYPHWLRADSPGRCGVRCGVICVHGFAGVPYEVTPVAKDCVTAGMDAVTMVLPGHGYRQRQDQRRQFARITMDGLLQAARQEIAKARQYYDRVGMFGLSMGGAIALTMAAEGRLDACAVAAPALRLPLRAEILIPLLGWASFYLPSATKPSFDQPCYDFYHSWALRQLYRLSRQARRQLPQIQVPTLVVHSHCDRIIPAIVVDWITAEVPAPVEVGWFDASGHAMLLDCQGAAVARRVVEFFERHLAPT; encoded by the coding sequence ATGATGCTGCTAGATCCCCCTTATTTTTCTGGCTTTGAGGCGTTAGGGGCCGCTGAGAATGTATTGATGCCGGAGGCTTACCCCCACTGGTTGCGGGCCGATTCCCCGGGTAGATGTGGTGTGAGATGTGGTGTGATTTGCGTCCATGGTTTTGCCGGGGTGCCCTATGAAGTCACCCCCGTGGCTAAGGACTGTGTGACAGCCGGCATGGATGCGGTGACGATGGTGTTGCCGGGCCATGGGTATCGTCAGCGTCAGGACCAACGTCGCCAGTTTGCCCGGATCACCATGGATGGGCTGCTGCAGGCGGCACGCCAGGAAATTGCTAAGGCTCGGCAGTATTATGACCGGGTGGGGATGTTTGGCCTGTCGATGGGTGGTGCGATCGCATTGACCATGGCCGCCGAAGGCCGACTAGATGCCTGTGCCGTCGCTGCCCCGGCCCTGCGCTTACCGCTGCGGGCAGAGATATTGATTCCCCTGTTGGGATGGGCCAGTTTCTATCTGCCCAGTGCCACCAAGCCCAGCTTCGATCAACCCTGCTACGATTTCTATCATTCCTGGGCGCTGCGCCAGCTCTATCGGCTCAGTCGCCAGGCTCGGCGGCAATTACCCCAGATTCAGGTGCCGACCCTGGTGGTGCATTCCCATTGCGATCGCATCATCCCTGCCATCGTCGTCGACTGGATCACTGCAGAGGTGCCAGCCCCGGTGGAAGTGGGCTGGTTCGATGCCTCTGGCCATGCCATGCTGTTAGATTGCCAGGGAGCAGCCGTGGCCAGACGAGTGGTCGAGTTCTTTGAGCGGCACCTAGCTCCTACTTAG
- a CDS encoding peptidoglycan-binding protein: MANVPDPAVELIKTFEGFSRNAYPDPRTGGKPYTIGWGSTRKKDGSPFELGDTITPDQAEELLRWQLENEFLPPLEKIPTWPTMNQRQRGAILSFAYNLGAHFYGGNNFATITEVLKTGNWSKIESALVLYRNPGTNVEAGLLRRRLTEAQVFLEGTSGLSLSAAGKRYLAGGQTPQEYFEGPAKDYEPGERTLLQSMPYLRGKDVVALQEALVKAGHSISTDGIFGPATKQAVEAFQAANGLTVDGIVGDNTWSALMDPAANFTLRIGQDTLLKLRPEDVTELSEAEVHAVSKGSTYPLHSYAYADPTQGDFNGHIKVAFQGTNVKGFNTWFVYGGHIQVEKDGEVVYPWEEQQAEFILKIYRDTLFKRRPIQSSQLPATQKHSVAQGSQFVLHSYAFQDAHGDFSSHIKIALKYEKDFINDLSQWFVYDQHAMVEFDGQIVYPHLPRLQVTQDTILKRRPLQSSQLPDNEKYMIAKGTSLILHSWAYRDQQGDFNRHIKFAIKYEQDFIQKFSTWYVYDQHAQVLLGDKVVYPPAFQGKAFKLPGNTSTFYTGQPILPKGDFTWGEATKEGTRIPPTADIVKNILALAKHLQQARDRIGSPFIINSWYRTPEANRAAGGHPRSLHLQGQAVDMDVPGYSPRQVANALINTWPGGILIYSTHVHLDTGRRQVVYM, translated from the coding sequence ATGGCTAACGTACCCGATCCTGCCGTCGAGCTGATTAAAACCTTTGAGGGATTTAGCCGCAATGCTTATCCAGATCCCCGCACTGGCGGCAAACCCTACACCATTGGCTGGGGCAGCACCCGCAAGAAAGATGGCAGTCCCTTCGAATTAGGCGACACCATTACCCCAGACCAAGCCGAAGAGCTGTTGCGGTGGCAGCTAGAAAATGAATTTTTACCTCCCCTAGAAAAGATTCCCACCTGGCCTACCATGAACCAGAGGCAACGGGGGGCCATTCTCAGCTTTGCCTATAACCTAGGGGCCCATTTCTATGGGGGCAATAACTTTGCCACGATCACAGAGGTTCTGAAAACCGGCAACTGGAGCAAGATTGAATCAGCCCTGGTGCTTTACCGCAATCCAGGCACTAACGTCGAGGCCGGACTGCTACGGCGACGACTCACCGAGGCCCAAGTCTTTCTAGAAGGAACCTCAGGCTTAAGTCTGAGCGCAGCCGGGAAGCGTTATCTGGCTGGGGGCCAGACCCCCCAAGAGTACTTCGAGGGACCTGCTAAAGACTATGAACCGGGGGAACGCACCCTGCTGCAATCCATGCCCTACCTGCGGGGCAAAGACGTCGTCGCCTTACAGGAGGCCTTGGTCAAAGCTGGTCACTCCATTAGTACAGACGGCATTTTCGGCCCAGCTACCAAACAGGCCGTAGAAGCCTTTCAAGCCGCCAACGGCCTGACGGTAGATGGCATCGTCGGGGACAACACTTGGTCTGCCTTGATGGACCCCGCGGCCAACTTTACCCTGCGAATTGGCCAAGATACTCTACTGAAACTGCGCCCCGAAGACGTGACCGAACTCTCCGAGGCCGAGGTTCACGCCGTCAGCAAAGGCAGCACCTATCCCCTGCACTCCTATGCCTATGCCGACCCTACTCAGGGCGATTTTAATGGCCATATCAAGGTCGCCTTTCAAGGCACAAACGTTAAGGGATTCAACACTTGGTTTGTCTACGGCGGTCACATTCAAGTCGAGAAAGACGGGGAAGTCGTCTATCCTTGGGAAGAACAACAAGCCGAGTTCATTCTCAAGATCTATCGCGATACCCTATTCAAACGTCGTCCGATTCAATCGAGCCAGCTGCCAGCCACCCAGAAACACTCAGTGGCGCAAGGCAGCCAATTTGTGCTGCATTCCTATGCCTTTCAAGACGCCCATGGCGATTTCAGCAGCCACATCAAGATCGCCCTGAAATACGAGAAAGATTTTATCAACGATCTGAGCCAGTGGTTTGTCTATGACCAGCACGCCATGGTGGAATTTGATGGACAAATTGTCTACCCGCATCTACCACGGTTGCAAGTCACCCAAGACACCATTCTGAAACGCCGACCCCTACAGTCGTCTCAGCTACCCGATAACGAGAAATACATGATTGCCAAAGGCACCAGCTTGATCCTGCACTCCTGGGCCTACCGAGATCAGCAGGGAGATTTTAACCGCCACATCAAGTTCGCCATTAAGTACGAGCAGGACTTTATCCAGAAGTTCAGTACCTGGTACGTCTACGACCAACATGCCCAGGTCCTCCTAGGAGATAAGGTCGTCTATCCCCCCGCCTTTCAGGGCAAAGCTTTCAAACTGCCTGGCAATACCAGTACCTTCTATACCGGCCAGCCTATCTTGCCCAAGGGAGACTTTACCTGGGGAGAGGCGACTAAGGAGGGAACCCGGATCCCCCCGACGGCTGACATCGTTAAAAACATCTTGGCGCTAGCCAAGCACCTGCAGCAAGCACGCGATCGCATCGGCAGTCCTTTCATCATCAACTCCTGGTATCGCACCCCAGAGGCCAACAGGGCCGCCGGCGGCCATCCCCGCAGCCTACACTTACAGGGGCAGGCCGTAGACATGGATGTACCGGGCTACAGCCCACGACAGGTAGCCAATGCCCTAATCAATACCTGGCCAGGGGGCATCTTAATCTACAGCACCCATGTTCACTTAGATACGGGCCGACGACAGGTGGTTTATATGTAA
- a CDS encoding Hsp20/alpha crystallin family protein, with protein MALVRWEPFRELDNLQKEMNRLFDSFSPERYGRLTDGVFAPAAEINETDDAVDLKLELPGMKPEDVDVQVAADAVVISGERKSESRTDEDGYVRSEFHYGKFQRTIPLPTRVQNADASAEYKDGILTLHLPKAEEERNKVVKVQLNPASS; from the coding sequence ATGGCACTGGTACGTTGGGAACCGTTCCGCGAACTTGATAACCTGCAAAAAGAGATGAATCGACTGTTCGACAGCTTTTCTCCTGAGCGTTATGGTCGGCTGACCGATGGTGTTTTTGCACCGGCAGCTGAGATCAACGAAACAGACGATGCTGTTGACTTGAAGCTGGAACTCCCTGGCATGAAGCCGGAAGATGTCGATGTGCAAGTGGCAGCGGATGCCGTCGTTATAAGTGGTGAGCGCAAGTCTGAGTCACGCACTGACGAGGATGGCTATGTCCGCAGCGAATTTCACTACGGTAAGTTCCAGCGGACGATTCCTCTGCCGACACGGGTTCAGAATGCCGATGCTAGCGCCGAGTACAAAGACGGTATCTTGACCCTACACTTGCCTAAGGCGGAGGAAGAACGCAACAAAGTGGTGAAGGTCCAGTTAAACCCAGCTAGCTCATAA
- a CDS encoding DUF4160 domain-containing protein, which produces MPTVLKIGPYRFYFFSREESRVHIHISCPDGEAKFWLEPEIELATNYKLSRVQLKQIETLVEEHYDEFRTA; this is translated from the coding sequence ATGCCAACCGTCCTAAAAATTGGCCCCTATCGCTTTTACTTCTTTTCTAGAGAAGAAAGCCGAGTCCACATCCATATTTCCTGTCCAGATGGCGAGGCCAAGTTTTGGCTAGAACCCGAAATCGAATTGGCCACCAATTACAAACTCTCAAGAGTGCAACTCAAGCAAATTGAAACGCTAGTTGAGGAACATTATGACGAGTTTAGAACGGCATGA
- a CDS encoding DUF2442 domain-containing protein: MTSLERHETVTSKTEVSNICVNGIWLLCHDHEYFLPYETFPWFENAPVKHIFNLEEPHPGHLYWPDLDVDLSLETIQHPERFPLIANAPLSEDT, encoded by the coding sequence ATGACGAGTTTAGAACGGCATGAAACCGTTACTTCCAAAACCGAAGTTAGCAACATTTGCGTCAATGGGATCTGGCTGCTCTGCCATGACCATGAGTATTTTCTGCCATACGAAACCTTTCCGTGGTTTGAGAATGCCCCCGTCAAACATATTTTTAACTTAGAAGAACCCCACCCTGGCCATCTCTATTGGCCAGACCTCGATGTTGATCTTTCTCTGGAGACCATCCAACACCCAGAGCGCTTTCCCCTGATCGCCAATGCCCCCCTTTCCGAAGACACATAG
- a CDS encoding caspase, EACC1-associated type, with protein sequence MGRKIALLIGVGKYGKGLPPLNCPINGVEALRQVLEDNHIGGFDQVIPLRNPDVGTARRRIAEVFNQLSQPDLGLLYFTGHGIKDMSGEFYLTTADSQLFENGRINAGTALEAEFIKRVINNSVAQRKVVILDCCFGAAFAEGFLGMDDSRIDVETQLGGKGWCVLAASTSTRYALEQEGEPLSVYTRYLVEGLKTGGAAPEAKAAISVGDWHDYVRASVRAAAPAMEPVIFNAKQGRDILVAKAVIDAEQLYRKEVQSVVRGGKIFGAGRRVLKQKRQVLNLSADAAATIEASVLRPFQEKAANLAEYEAALREEIEMTFPLDEPAIRVLKRLQTSLNLRDEDLQPVIKQVDKEFPVVEALLRGPQPLQPATSPAPPAPSKNEAPTFEFETVTVDAQGNITERRQGKAEYRSEDLGSGITLELVSIPAGEFLMGAPADEEGRSDDEGPQHRVQVPEFWMGKFPVTQAQYQAVTGKNPSKFKGENRPVEKVSWEDAVAFCQKLSEQTGRTYRLPSEAEWEYACRAGTTTPFHFGETITPDLANYNGNYTYGSGPKGTYRQKTTEVGRFPPNAFGLYDMHGNVWEWCQDVWHSSYEGAPTDGSAWLKGGDQDRRVLRGGSWGAFPRYCRSASRLRYYPDNQYGSIGFRVVCSPPRTLP encoded by the coding sequence ATGGGACGCAAAATCGCACTATTGATCGGGGTAGGGAAATACGGCAAAGGTTTACCCCCTCTCAACTGCCCCATCAATGGTGTCGAGGCCCTGAGGCAGGTCCTGGAGGATAACCATATCGGCGGTTTCGATCAGGTGATACCGCTGCGCAACCCCGATGTGGGCACGGCCCGTCGTCGCATTGCCGAAGTCTTCAACCAGCTCTCCCAGCCGGATTTAGGGTTGCTCTATTTCACTGGCCATGGCATCAAAGACATGTCGGGAGAGTTTTATCTCACCACGGCCGACTCTCAGCTCTTCGAGAATGGCCGCATCAATGCCGGGACCGCCCTGGAAGCCGAGTTTATCAAACGAGTCATCAATAACTCCGTAGCCCAGCGCAAAGTCGTGATTCTGGACTGTTGCTTTGGGGCCGCCTTCGCCGAGGGCTTTCTGGGCATGGATGACAGCCGCATCGATGTCGAAACCCAGTTGGGCGGCAAGGGCTGGTGTGTGTTGGCGGCCTCCACCTCTACCCGCTATGCCCTGGAACAAGAAGGAGAACCCCTCTCGGTCTACACCCGCTATTTGGTAGAAGGGCTCAAAACCGGGGGGGCCGCCCCGGAAGCCAAAGCAGCTATTTCCGTGGGTGATTGGCATGACTATGTGCGCGCCAGCGTCCGCGCCGCCGCCCCAGCCATGGAACCGGTGATTTTCAACGCCAAGCAGGGCCGCGATATCCTCGTGGCCAAGGCGGTGATTGACGCCGAGCAACTTTACCGCAAAGAGGTGCAGTCGGTCGTTCGCGGGGGCAAGATTTTTGGGGCTGGCCGCCGAGTCCTAAAACAAAAACGGCAAGTCCTAAACCTCAGCGCTGACGCGGCTGCAACCATCGAAGCCTCAGTGCTAAGACCCTTCCAAGAAAAGGCAGCGAACTTAGCCGAATACGAAGCTGCTCTGCGGGAAGAAATTGAGATGACGTTTCCCCTGGATGAGCCAGCCATCAGGGTGCTGAAACGGCTTCAGACATCGCTAAACCTGCGGGATGAGGACTTGCAGCCGGTGATTAAGCAGGTAGACAAAGAGTTTCCTGTGGTTGAAGCTCTCTTACGAGGACCTCAGCCATTGCAACCAGCGACATCACCTGCTCCTCCGGCCCCCTCAAAAAATGAAGCCCCCACCTTCGAGTTTGAGACGGTGACGGTGGATGCCCAGGGCAACATCACCGAGCGCCGCCAGGGAAAGGCTGAATATCGCAGCGAAGATCTGGGCAGCGGCATCACCCTGGAACTGGTGTCCATTCCCGCTGGCGAATTTTTGATGGGAGCGCCCGCAGATGAGGAAGGTCGAAGTGACGACGAAGGACCTCAACATCGAGTGCAAGTGCCTGAGTTTTGGATGGGCAAGTTTCCGGTGACGCAGGCGCAATATCAAGCCGTCACGGGCAAAAATCCCAGCAAGTTCAAGGGTGAGAATCGCCCGGTGGAGAAGGTGTCCTGGGAAGACGCCGTGGCCTTCTGTCAGAAGCTGTCGGAGCAGACGGGCCGCACCTACCGCCTGCCCAGTGAAGCCGAGTGGGAATATGCCTGCCGGGCTGGCACCACCACCCCATTTCATTTTGGTGAGACGATCACGCCGGACCTGGCGAATTATAACGGCAACTATACCTATGGCTCCGGCCCCAAAGGCACCTATCGCCAAAAGACCACCGAGGTCGGCCGCTTTCCCCCCAACGCCTTCGGCCTCTACGACATGCATGGCAATGTCTGGGAGTGGTGCCAGGATGTCTGGCACAGTAGCTATGAAGGAGCCCCTACGGATGGCTCTGCCTGGCTAAAGGGAGGCGATCAAGACCGCCGGGTGCTGCGGGGTGGTTCTTGGGGCGCCTTTCCTCGGTACTGCCGGTCTGCTAGCCGCCTCAGGTACTACCCGGACAATCAGTACGGCAGCATCGGGTTCCGCGTTGTCTGTTCTCCCCCAAGGACTCTACCGTAA
- a CDS encoding prevent-host-death protein — protein MVDDSKVQYISDEQGEVTGVILPIQLWQSILGELETQHLLKSDTMRQRLLDAKQRSEGIAFETALTQLGLE, from the coding sequence ATGGTAGATGACTCAAAGGTTCAGTACATTTCTGACGAACAGGGTGAGGTGACCGGGGTTATCTTACCGATTCAGCTTTGGCAAAGCATTCTTGGCGAGCTTGAAACCCAACATCTGTTAAAGAGTGACACGATGCGGCAGCGCCTACTAGACGCTAAACAGCGATCAGAGGGAATAGCCTTTGAAACCGCGTTGACTCAGCTAGGTCTGGAATGA
- a CDS encoding Txe/YoeB family addiction module toxin translates to MKPIEFDPNAFEDLAWWIQQDRKIALRIIKLIREIQRTPFIGTGKPEPLKHELKGCWSRRITQEHRLVYEVGKEHTAFPYWVRYSLSPDIKGFIVIRVPH, encoded by the coding sequence ATGAAGCCTATTGAGTTTGACCCGAATGCCTTCGAAGACCTAGCTTGGTGGATTCAGCAAGATCGTAAAATCGCTCTTCGTATTATTAAATTGATTAGAGAGATTCAGCGCACGCCATTTATAGGCACTGGAAAACCAGAACCTCTGAAACATGAGTTAAAAGGATGCTGGTCTCGACGTATTACCCAAGAACATCGCCTTGTCTATGAAGTAGGCAAAGAGCATACAGCATTTCCTTACTGGGTGAGGTACAGCCTATCTCCTGATATCAAGGGTTTCATAGTCATCCGTGTACCTCACTAG